Proteins from a genomic interval of Spiroplasma endosymbiont of Lonchoptera lutea:
- a CDS encoding 16S rRNA (uracil(1498)-N(3))-methyltransferase, with protein MQCYFAHFQDEFGNLIFNDIDTHHLVNVLRFQINDLLIAVYNGKKYQTKIIEKKPQLKVEIQKNLLENTELEIVVTLLMPLLKQDRNDWIVQKATELGVTQIIGIALERSVTKIKRNDDKKKKMMRWQKIAKEAAQQSNRNQIPKIVDIITDFTAIIPYKSELNLIANELSLATRSLSALMLPLSKSTSITFICGPEGGFSDKELEFFNFEGFHAINLGKRVLRSETAVLAFLANIGYEHEKLKEQ; from the coding sequence ATGCAATGTTATTTTGCTCATTTTCAAGATGAATTCGGCAATTTAATTTTTAATGATATTGATACTCATCATTTAGTTAATGTTTTAAGATTTCAAATTAATGACTTGTTAATTGCTGTATATAATGGCAAAAAATATCAAACGAAGATAATTGAAAAGAAACCACAATTAAAAGTTGAAATTCAAAAAAATTTATTGGAAAATACCGAATTAGAAATAGTTGTAACATTATTAATGCCATTGCTTAAACAAGATCGTAATGATTGAATTGTTCAAAAAGCGACTGAATTAGGTGTGACACAAATTATTGGTATTGCTTTAGAACGAAGTGTTACTAAGATTAAACGAAATGATGATAAGAAAAAAAAGATGATGCGTTGACAAAAGATTGCTAAAGAAGCAGCACAACAGTCGAATCGTAATCAAATTCCAAAAATTGTTGATATTATTACTGATTTTACTGCTATTATTCCTTATAAGAGCGAGTTAAATTTAATTGCTAATGAATTATCATTAGCAACCCGTTCATTGTCGGCACTAATGTTACCATTATCCAAGTCAACAAGTATTACTTTTATTTGTGGACCTGAGGGTGGTTTTAGTGATAAAGAATTAGAATTTTTTAATTTTGAAGGTTTTCATGCAATTAATTTAGGAAAAAGAGTTTTAAGATCAGAAACAGCTGTTTTAGCATTTCTTGCTAATATCGGTTATGAACATGAAAAGTTAAAGGAGCAATAA
- the deoC gene encoding deoxyribose-phosphate aldolase: MKLNEFIDYTLLSSYATSHDIQKICMDAEKHKFASVCVNPIYVSHAKNLLKKTKVNVCTVVGFPLGSVPTNIKVLETEQAVRDGADEIDMVINVGALKEGAYTVVLNDIKHVRAVCPKQILKVIIETALLTKEEKIQVCKLALQAQADFIKTSTGFAKSGAKVKDIKLIRSIVKDAMYIKASGKIKTKAQAIKLIKGGADRLGISKAALLMV; this comes from the coding sequence ATGAAACTGAATGAATTTATTGATTATACTTTATTAAGTTCATATGCTACGAGTCATGACATTCAAAAAATTTGTATGGATGCTGAAAAGCACAAATTTGCTAGTGTATGTGTTAATCCTATTTATGTTAGTCATGCTAAAAATTTGTTAAAAAAGACAAAGGTTAATGTTTGTACTGTTGTTGGTTTTCCATTGGGTTCGGTGCCTACAAATATTAAAGTGTTGGAAACTGAACAAGCTGTTCGTGATGGTGCCGATGAGATTGATATGGTTATTAATGTCGGAGCTTTAAAAGAAGGGGCATATACGGTAGTATTAAATGATATTAAACATGTTCGGGCTGTATGTCCAAAACAAATTTTAAAAGTTATTATTGAAACTGCATTATTAACGAAAGAAGAAAAAATTCAAGTTTGTAAATTAGCTTTGCAAGCACAAGCAGATTTTATTAAAACTTCAACAGGATTTGCTAAAAGTGGTGCTAAAGTTAAAGATATTAAATTAATTCGTAGTATTGTTAAAGATGCAATGTATATTAAAGCGTCAGGGAAAATTAAAACTAAAGCACAGGCAATAAAACTTATTAAAGGTGGAGCAGACCGACTGGGGATTAGTAAAGCAGCGTTATTGATGGTTTAG
- a CDS encoding ankyrin repeat domain-containing protein: MENVLKNKTKIKSGNNFNLQKIKFNFFNKGNGVILSISINKNNLELTKLLIILNNKNSEMINDFLMDWSPLQYAIFHGNLDIVKLLLENGANINLQNNNGNNALITAVENGHTDIVKLLLKNGADINHQNKFGITPLITAATYGELDIMKLLLEKGANINHQNKFGITPLITAATYGKLDIVKLLLENGAAINLTDENGNTALITAATYDYEKIVKLLLANGAINSHLVKNSNTPLLAAGNAQIEILKLLLANGAHINLQNNNGNNALITAVENGHTDIVKLLLAKGFNINLTDKNDNTSLIIALITAATYDYEKIVKLLLKNGADINLQLKHNGNTALIAAASFGNIEIVKLLLANGVDINLQNNNGNTALYYTICNDYIEVKDLLKNFQDLKNKIELFKKQLKKPQNKEQITKIEKDLQESQKELETLLQPANNEIRQNQSTESNSNSNTNVSGYQSQDTTNETQNQNTKTTNQNNLYDVPSDNSCLFWAVSTSYLLQVRNNNEEFRSRFIQLFGSLQLSYLSYVQNLLQQFDVENNTNTQTWYQDQIANNLVINVFRNRVVDYIRDNLDNPTQINSGTNQIETFRSAIQISENEIDTNYLERMRQSSAWGGQLEILAIGNLLGSNINANNRNIFATNNPTENIQIFHVNNGTHYNFALSKHTIEGSGINSEEKTTTVQNQQKLIEAEQPKKNVVISNQSAGSNNTNVPVANKPINKNIVNSQTKTTKIINKYNYLSKDEKLKRLNEINRYYQTLSENDKKTFKEKLTNTGLAALSGGALTAYGTKMTVSGTAATSVTNAEAMEMTPLLSTSTTESLSAAETITVAETAAVEGGVIAGETGTAAALAPETLGLSLVIGGLAIAGTWMYFAFHHHATSDIALPTSIHHNVYDNIEKWYKFLAHDKLKIKINKNTWNEIKQNKNSQATITKIIKNKFIINDHSGWGGSVTNEDFNTLVKVMLLHFEQINGYFEILDNENDGFVIITNTEGDWLGIE, encoded by the coding sequence ATGGAAAATGTATTAAAAAATAAAACTAAAATTAAAAGTGGAAATAATTTTAATTTACAAAAAATAAAATTTAATTTTTTTAATAAAGGTAATGGTGTTATTTTATCTATTTCTATTAATAAAAATAATTTAGAACTTACTAAATTATTAATTATATTAAATAATAAAAATTCAGAAATGATTAATGATTTTTTAATGGATTGATCACCGTTACAATATGCAATATTCCATGGCAATCTAGATATTGTGAAATTATTGCTTGAAAATGGTGCCAATATTAATCTACAAAATAATAATGGTAATAATGCTTTAATCACAGCAGTAGAAAATGGCCATACAGATATTGTGAAATTATTGCTTAAAAATGGTGCCGATATCAATCATCAAAATAAATTTGGTATAACTCCTTTAATTACAGCAGCAACTTATGGCGAACTAGATATTATGAAATTATTACTTGAAAAAGGTGCCAATATCAATCATCAAAATAAATTTGGTATAACTCCTTTAATTACAGCAGCAACTTATGGAAAATTAGATATTGTGAAATTATTACTTGAAAATGGTGCTGCCATCAATCTTACAGACGAAAACGGTAATACTGCTTTAATTACAGCAGCAACTTATGATTATGAAAAGATTGTGAAATTATTGCTTGCAAATGGTGCTATAAATAGTCATCTAGTAAAGAATAGTAATACTCCTTTACTTGCGGCAGGAAATGCTCAAATAGAAATTTTAAAATTATTACTTGCAAATGGTGCCCATATTAATCTACAAAATAATAATGGTAATAATGCTTTAATCACAGCAGTAGAAAATGGCCATACAGATATTGTGAAATTATTACTTGCAAAAGGTTTTAATATCAATCTTACAGACAAAAACGATAATACTTCTTTAATTATTGCTTTAATTACAGCAGCAACTTATGATTATGAAAAGATTGTGAAATTATTGCTTAAAAATGGTGCCGATATCAATTTGCAATTAAAACATAATGGTAATACTGCTTTGATTGCAGCAGCATCTTTTGGGAACATAGAAATTGTGAAATTATTACTTGCAAATGGTGTTGATATTAATCTACAAAATAATAACGGTAATACTGCTTTATATTATACAATATGTAACGATTATATAGAAGTTAAAGATCTTTTAAAAAATTTTCAGGATTTAAAAAATAAAATAGAATTATTTAAGAAACAACTAAAAAAACCACAAAATAAAGAACAAATAACAAAAATTGAAAAGGATTTACAAGAATCTCAAAAAGAATTAGAAACATTATTACAACCAGCAAATAATGAAATAAGACAAAACCAATCTACTGAATCTAATAGCAACAGTAATACAAATGTTTCTGGATATCAATCACAAGATACCACAAATGAAACACAAAACCAAAATACTAAAACAACAAATCAAAATAATCTGTATGATGTGCCATCGGATAATAGTTGTTTGTTTTGGGCGGTATCAACATCTTACTTATTGCAAGTGAGAAATAATAACGAAGAATTTAGAAGCCGATTTATCCAATTATTCGGTAGCTTGCAGCTGAGTTATTTATCATATGTACAAAATTTATTGCAACAATTTGATGTAGAAAATAATACAAATACGCAAACTTGATATCAAGATCAAATAGCAAATAATTTAGTTATAAATGTCTTTCGTAATCGCGTTGTTGATTATATAAGAGATAATTTAGACAATCCCACACAAATAAATTCAGGGACAAATCAGATCGAAACATTTCGCAGTGCAATTCAGATAAGCGAAAATGAAATTGATACTAATTACTTAGAAAGAATGAGACAATCTTCAGCGTGAGGTGGACAACTAGAAATTTTGGCGATTGGCAATCTGTTAGGTTCTAATATTAATGCAAACAACCGAAACATATTTGCAACAAATAATCCAACCGAAAACATACAAATATTTCATGTTAATAATGGAACTCACTATAATTTTGCTTTGTCAAAACATACAATTGAAGGAAGCGGTATAAATTCAGAAGAAAAAACTACAACTGTTCAAAATCAACAAAAACTAATAGAAGCAGAACAACCTAAAAAAAATGTAGTAATTTCAAATCAATCTGCTGGCAGTAATAATACAAATGTACCTGTAGCAAATAAACCAATAAACAAAAATATTGTAAATTCACAAACAAAAACTACAAAGATAATAAATAAATATAATTATCTTTCAAAAGACGAAAAATTAAAAAGATTAAATGAAATTAATCGTTATTATCAAACATTATCTGAAAATGATAAAAAAACTTTTAAAGAAAAATTAACAAATACTGGATTAGCAGCTTTAAGTGGGGGTGCATTAACAGCTTATGGAACAAAAATGACTGTTAGTGGTACCGCCGCTACTAGTGTCACAAATGCAGAAGCAATGGAAATGACTCCGCTCTTATCAACAAGCACAACAGAAAGCTTATCCGCCGCAGAAACAATTACTGTTGCCGAAACAGCAGCAGTTGAAGGCGGAGTTATAGCGGGAGAAACTGGTACTGCTGCCGCTTTAGCTCCGGAAACTCTAGGGCTATCCTTAGTAATTGGAGGATTAGCAATTGCAGGAACATGAATGTATTTTGCTTTTCATCATCATGCAACATCTGATATTGCGTTGCCAACTTCAATTCATCATAATGTTTATGATAACATTGAAAAATGATATAAATTTCTAGCCCATGATAAATTAAAAATTAAAATTAACAAAAACACATGAAATGAAATTAAACAAAATAAAAATTCACAAGCAACCATTACTAAAATTATTAAAAATAAATTTATTATAAATGACCATTCTGGCTGGGGCGGGAGTGTCACAAATGAAGATTTCAATACTCTCGTAAAAGTAATGCTGCTTCATTTTGAACAAATAAATGGTTATTTTGAAATATTAGATAATGAAAATGATGGTTTTGTCATTATAACCAACACTGAAGGCGATTGACTAGGAATAGAATAA
- a CDS encoding ribosome-inactivating family protein — MNQEIEKLKKAIGLLSISPINYNNDKKYLETKILNLQGNSLKADEQKIKALNKAVIQKYNCQKTNLNYTGAYSEDGLNVVIKEKDKSTKGKDIILSKNTLNNVISNLSNYDNKQENQTIKIDLVRMIFITSKAIRFQCDEKTLEIFAEIKNIDKYGKIIYDAKNLKDIQKIFNENQTINLKKIIHESKNILRDIQEKIFNENQTINWKDYTSQLRGDWKKYSEQLNKFRIEIWEQLIKEKKFFDFFYKNQDEINEILETGNEINRIIETDSIINEILIKLKNLFDREENKDFKEMEYFF, encoded by the coding sequence TTAAATCAAGAAATAGAAAAATTAAAAAAAGCAATAGGATTATTATCTATTTCTCCAATAAATTATAATAACGACAAAAAATACTTAGAAACAAAAATTCTTAATTTACAAGGTAATAGTTTAAAAGCTGATGAACAAAAAATTAAAGCTTTAAATAAAGCAGTAATTCAAAAATATAATTGTCAAAAAACTAATTTAAATTATACAGGAGCATATTCAGAAGATGGATTAAATGTTGTAATAAAAGAGAAAGACAAATCAACTAAAGGAAAAGATATTATTCTTTCGAAAAATACTTTAAATAATGTAATTTCAAATTTATCAAATTACGATAATAAACAAGAAAATCAAACAATAAAAATTGATTTAGTAAGAATGATTTTTATTACAAGTAAAGCCATAAGGTTTCAATGTGATGAAAAAACTTTAGAAATTTTTGCAGAAATCAAAAATATTGATAAATATGGAAAAATAATATATGATGCTAAAAATCTAAAAGATATCCAAAAAATATTTAACGAAAATCAAACAATAAATTTAAAAAAAATTATACATGAGAGTAAAAATATATTAAGAGATATTCAAGAAAAAATATTTAACGAAAATCAAACAATAAATTGAAAAGATTATACATCACAATTAAGAGGCGATTGAAAAAAATATTCAGAACAATTAAATAAATTTAGAATAGAAATTTGAGAACAGTTAATAAAAGAGAAAAAGTTTTTTGATTTTTTTTATAAAAATCAGGATGAGATTAATGAAATACTGGAGACAGGCAATGAAATCAATAGAATAATAGAAACAGATTCTATAATTAATGAAATATTAATAAAACTAAAAAATTTATTTGACAGAGAAGAAAATAAAGATTTTAAAGAAATGGAATATTTTTTTTAA
- a CDS encoding ribosome-inactivating family protein: MKKLLGLLGTILITGNALSTVIAVAPNRKQRTKNKLLNSELNYSQTNNLEKLIRNKRQNNEDISTTPKIQDEQQSQSSKNTDSQTDIIEKEVTWDENYSENIQKILQELIIEKYLVPLRSINMGGLISKDLDNKDNKTIISKLEELEPKMANWIKEQQNNKEKILILTLKNSNNKSIKLVINLNNLYLLGFINNQNKYFYFDDELLETIRQANQNEITKLGNLKTDLENFKKLMIEKNKNNEKKEKLEWKIKEKLNKLKILEKWKEELKQVKKPEEIKKIEENIKDIDKIIEEKINNTKVLNKLNKELIEAKKSKNKQQSDKIN, encoded by the coding sequence ATGAAAAAACTTTTAGGATTGTTAGGAACAATTTTAATAACTGGTAATGCACTATCAACCGTCATTGCAGTTGCTCCTAATCGAAAACAAAGAACAAAAAATAAATTATTAAATAGTGAGCTTAATTATTCACAAACAAATAATTTAGAAAAATTAATTAGAAATAAAAGACAAAACAACGAAGACATATCAACTACTCCAAAAATACAAGATGAACAACAATCCCAATCTTCAAAAAATACAGATAGCCAAACTGATATTATTGAAAAAGAAGTTACTTGAGATGAAAATTATTCTGAAAATATTCAAAAAATATTGCAAGAACTTATTATTGAAAAATATCTTGTTCCATTAAGAAGTATTAATATGGGGGGACTTATAAGCAAAGACCTTGATAATAAAGATAATAAAACAATTATTTCTAAATTAGAAGAATTAGAACCCAAAATGGCTAATTGAATTAAAGAACAACAAAATAACAAAGAAAAAATATTAATATTAACATTAAAAAATAGTAATAATAAAAGTATAAAATTAGTAATTAATCTAAATAATCTTTATTTACTAGGATTTATTAATAATCAAAATAAGTATTTTTATTTTGATGATGAACTTCTAGAAACAATAAGACAAGCTAATCAAAACGAAATTACCAAACTGGGAAATTTAAAAACTGATTTAGAAAATTTTAAAAAATTAATGATAGAAAAGAACAAAAACAATGAGAAAAAAGAAAAATTAGAGTGAAAAATTAAAGAAAAACTTAATAAATTAAAAATATTAGAAAAATGAAAAGAAGAATTAAAACAAGTAAAAAAACCAGAAGAAATTAAAAAAATAGAAGAAAACATTAAAGATATAGACAAAATAATCGAAGAGAAAATCAATAATACAAAAGTTTTAAATAAATTAAATAAAGAATTAATTGAAGCAAAAAAATCAAAAAATAAGCAACAAAGTGATAAAATAAATTAA
- a CDS encoding Mbov_0401 family ICE element transposase-like protein, which produces MLKIINNVKTSENKHWFSLFTTHKNMYTNKCEQLANEYEKLDEYLYKYHYRLKQGYKVVHFALRTIITIFGDVTFKRRRYKYWNQKSGKFEYVCLLDKEIGLLPKQRIYFDVQFKVLSLLGDGKRYRDVLDALNHSYISKSSISRILNKYNITEYFQLAEKETKTRIDVKNKDLYIQLDETFLATLDNKIKQDQRIRLVTFHTGHKEKNYKNARRELENKRGHFLMLKVGKRINTMDYRDLLIKELQKHYVNINYDKIIICGDGDTWIREIANSFGNVRYILDGYHAIKKLKQTAFNIIFENRKVTLNSWIKLYKDGNHQELVKNIRNIAKNELNKDIKTNLRKASNYFKNNKQGIHNQNLEWNIGCSIESDVSHLVKQQLGYGAKIYNHKNLNNLLHLRMANLNKLNVLHYINENINSEIEIRKEIYKNSLWNKYNNKNDDSWINKGGVVYTNKYKKHKFR; this is translated from the coding sequence ATGTTAAAAATTATTAATAATGTAAAAACCTCAGAAAACAAGCATTGATTTAGTTTATTTACAACCCACAAAAATATGTACACCAACAAATGCGAACAATTAGCTAATGAATATGAAAAATTAGATGAATACTTATATAAATATCATTATCGGTTAAAACAAGGTTATAAAGTAGTTCATTTTGCTTTAAGAACAATTATTACAATTTTTGGTGATGTTACTTTTAAGCGACGCCGATATAAATATTGAAATCAAAAATCAGGTAAATTCGAATATGTATGTTTGTTAGATAAAGAAATTGGTTTATTGCCCAAACAACGCATTTATTTTGATGTCCAATTTAAAGTTTTAAGTCTTTTGGGTGATGGCAAACGATATCGCGATGTTTTAGATGCTCTAAATCATTCTTATATTTCAAAATCTAGTATTTCAAGAATTTTAAATAAATACAATATTACCGAATATTTTCAACTAGCAGAAAAAGAAACTAAAACTAGAATTGATGTTAAAAATAAAGATTTATATATTCAGCTAGATGAAACATTTTTAGCGACATTAGATAATAAAATTAAACAAGACCAAAGAATTCGTTTAGTTACTTTTCATACTGGACATAAAGAAAAAAATTATAAAAATGCTCGTAGAGAACTAGAAAACAAACGAGGTCATTTTCTAATGTTAAAAGTTGGTAAACGAATAAACACGATGGATTATCGTGATTTATTAATTAAAGAATTACAAAAACATTATGTAAATATTAATTATGACAAAATAATTATTTGTGGCGATGGCGATACTTGAATTAGAGAAATTGCCAATAGTTTCGGTAATGTTAGATATATTTTAGATGGTTATCACGCTATTAAAAAATTAAAACAAACTGCATTTAATATTATTTTTGAAAATCGTAAAGTAACACTAAATAGTTGAATTAAATTATATAAGGATGGAAATCATCAAGAATTAGTGAAAAACATTCGTAATATTGCTAAAAATGAGTTAAATAAAGATATTAAAACAAATTTAAGAAAGGCAAGTAATTATTTCAAAAACAATAAGCAAGGTATTCATAATCAAAATTTAGAATGAAATATTGGCTGCAGCATTGAAAGTGATGTATCGCATTTAGTAAAACAACAATTAGGATATGGAGCAAAAATATATAATCATAAGAATTTAAATAACCTATTACATTTAAGAATGGCAAATTTAAACAAATTAAATGTATTGCATTATATTAATGAAAATATTAATTCAGAAATAGAAATCAGAAAAGAAATATATAAAAATTCATTATGAAATAAATATAATAATAAAAATGATGATAGTTGAATTAATAAAGGTGGTGTGGTGTATACCAATAAATATAAAAAACATAAATTTAGATAA
- the rpsU gene encoding 30S ribosomal protein S21: MATVVVKKDGEDIDQALRRFKKAASPIKRELEKRKHFLSPREKRLFKQAQNRKFSR, from the coding sequence ATGGCCACAGTTGTTGTAAAAAAGGATGGAGAAGATATTGATCAAGCTTTACGCAGATTTAAAAAAGCTGCTTCTCCAATTAAAAGAGAATTAGAAAAGCGTAAACACTTCCTTTCTCCCAGAGAAAAACGTTTATTTAAACAAGCACAAAATCGTAAATTTTCTCGTTAA
- a CDS encoding ATP-binding cassette domain-containing protein has translation MLVKVFIDSHHLFILNSIWLKILLGFIIIILMKMIVSFCQQKIILMLTHNFITSMTHRYYFAISESNFIIMEQYQDSDWLQRVEDLTIVCSLLTTKLLQGIHIFVMAIISTILLFFIHWWFLLAIGLQSLILLCINLLFHNFCYHQQIKQKQETIFHYQQYLQLIQSATQRIGCDVNDVVLFKIQQSYDELQKTSISLSNAEVKVNHYEQLIISLCNLLILYLASNLLASNMISLGQIIFASSLTGYVTNFFQEIGQLIITRKKLKQAINRVKPLLFFKKEIKHNSLCETTISTISLQNVSFKYCDQIIFQKINYQFKKTNFISEVSGSGKSTLLKLIGGMYDNYQGIILLNNQDMRFLAHNEIICYLQQHPYVYEGTVLDNIVNFNYQLVNLAKLEKLNVSVLLQAINLNINTKCDNNGSNLSSGQRQVVAFLSLFFHHQWKIILIDESLSNVNQQLKIKLIKLLLTYFDDALIIFVSHDSNLKTYFSQEVIVSSFGVITSETNNS, from the coding sequence ATGTTAGTAAAAGTATTTATTGATAGTCATCATCTTTTTATTTTAAATAGTATTTGATTAAAGATTTTATTAGGTTTTATAATTATTATTTTAATGAAAATGATTGTTAGTTTTTGTCAACAAAAAATAATTTTAATGTTAACTCATAATTTTATTACTAGTATGACACATCGATATTATTTTGCTATTAGTGAAAGTAATTTTATAATAATGGAACAATATCAAGATAGTGATTGATTGCAAAGAGTTGAGGATTTAACTATTGTTTGTAGTTTATTAACAACAAAGTTATTACAAGGTATTCATATTTTTGTTATGGCAATTATTAGTACTATATTGTTATTTTTTATTCATTGATGATTTTTACTAGCGATTGGATTGCAGTCATTAATTTTGTTATGTATTAATTTGTTATTTCATAATTTTTGTTATCATCAACAAATTAAACAAAAACAAGAAACGATTTTTCATTATCAACAATATTTACAACTAATTCAATCAGCAACGCAAAGAATAGGTTGTGATGTTAATGATGTTGTTTTATTTAAAATTCAACAAAGTTATGACGAATTACAAAAAACTAGTATTAGTTTATCTAATGCTGAAGTTAAAGTTAATCACTATGAACAGTTGATTATTAGTCTTTGTAATTTATTAATATTGTATTTAGCAAGTAACTTACTTGCTAGCAATATGATATCTTTAGGACAAATAATATTTGCTAGTTCATTAACAGGCTATGTAACAAACTTTTTTCAAGAAATTGGTCAGCTAATTATTACGAGAAAAAAACTGAAGCAAGCGATTAATCGTGTAAAACCCCTGTTATTTTTTAAAAAGGAAATTAAGCATAATTCTTTGTGCGAAACAACTATTTCAACAATCTCATTGCAAAATGTGTCGTTTAAATATTGTGATCAAATTATTTTTCAAAAAATTAATTATCAATTTAAAAAAACTAATTTTATTAGTGAGGTTTCTGGTAGTGGGAAATCTACTTTATTAAAACTTATTGGTGGAATGTATGATAACTATCAAGGAATTATTTTGTTAAATAATCAAGATATGCGATTTCTTGCTCATAATGAAATTATTTGTTATTTGCAACAACATCCCTATGTTTATGAGGGAACAGTTTTAGATAATATTGTTAATTTTAATTATCAACTAGTAAATTTAGCAAAATTGGAAAAATTAAATGTTAGTGTTCTTTTACAAGCAATAAATTTGAATATTAACACTAAATGTGATAATAATGGTAGCAATTTAAGTTCTGGTCAACGACAAGTTGTTGCTTTTTTATCATTATTCTTTCATCATCAGTGGAAAATAATTTTAATTGATGAATCATTAAGTAATGTTAACCAGCAATTAAAAATTAAATTAATTAAACTGTTATTAACATATTTTGATGATGCTTTAATTATTTTTGTTAGTCATGATAGTAATTTGAAGACTTATTTTTCGCAAGAGGTAATAGTATCGTCATTCGGAGTAATTACTAGTGAAACCAATAATTCATAA